The following are encoded in a window of Mustela nigripes isolate SB6536 chromosome 3, MUSNIG.SB6536, whole genome shotgun sequence genomic DNA:
- the LOC132014600 gene encoding small ribosomal subunit protein uS4-like: MPVARSWVCRKTYVTPRRPFEKSRLDQELKLIGEYGLRNKREVWRVFTLAKIRKAARELLMLDEKDPRRLFEGNALLPRLVRIGALDEGKMKLDYILGLKIEDSLERRLQTQVFKLGLAKSIHHARVLIRQRHVRVRKQVVSIRSFIVRPDSQKHIDFSTRSPNAGGRPGRVKRKNAKKGQGGAGARDDEEEDRAYPSHPPYPLPPGPMDCFYQQA; the protein is encoded by the exons ATGCCGGTGGCCCGGAGCTGGGTTTGTCGCAAGACCTACGTGACCCCTCGGAGGCCCTTCGAGAAGTCGCGGCTCGACCAAGAGCTGAAGCTGATCGGCGAATATGGGCTCCGGAACAAACGTGAGGTGTGGAGGGTCTTCACCTTGGCCAAGATCCGCAAGGCCGCGCGGGAGCTGCTGATGCTGGACGAGAAGGACCCGCGGCGCCTGTTTGAGGGCAATGCCTTGCTTCCGCGACTGGTGCGCATTGGAGCGCTGGACGAGGGCAAGATGAAGCTGGATTATATCCTGGGTCTGAAGATTGAGGATTCCTTGGAGAGGCGTCTGCAGACCCAGGTCTTCAAGCTGGGCTTGGCCAAGTCCATCCACCACGCCCGGGTGCTGATCCGCCAACGCCACGTCAGGGTCCGAAAGCAAGTGGTGAGCATCCGGTCCTTCATCGTCCGCCCGGATTCCCAGAAGCACATTGACTTCTCCACGCGCTCTCCGAATGCGGGTGGCCGCCCAGGGCGTGTGAAGAGGAAGAATGCCAAGAAGGGCCAGGGTGGGGCTGGCGCCCGCGATGACGAAGAGGAGGATCGAGCCTATCCTTCCCATCcgccctaccccctacccccggGACCCATGGATT GTTTCTACCAGCAGGCTTGA